taagccattccgaccatcaaaacaccgtccacaccgtaatggtcgcgttttggtcggtaattggccatTACCGACTAACTTTAGTCGGTTTTTAgcaaatttctagtagtgaaatgCTTAGCCCAGGAGCTAGTCCTATACGAATTAACCTTTTAAAATATTAATCAACAATAAGAGAAATTgtttatacaacaacaacaacaacaacaacaacaacaaaatacaacCCAGTATgatcccacaagtagggtctggggagggtatagtgtacgcagaccttacccctaccccggaggGAGAGAGAAATCATCTATGTTATAGGTAATTAtcactaattaaatattaaatataaagGATGATTTTTTTAAGACAAAGAATGATTTAAAATTCGAAAAATTAGAGAAATTTTCAATAGTAGATGTAAATGTTCGTAACTACCGACAAATAATATGACATTTAAAGTATGGTCATATTTTTTGTCAGTTGTATCAAAATATTTTTACAACATTTGATATAAGTATCGTATTTTTACCAAATTTTGCATCAAATGTCGTTTTTATGACATTTTGTACCAAATGTCATCTTTTTTTACGACATTTTGTATCAAATGTCTAGTTTTTACAATATTTTATAGCAAATGTCGTACTTTTTACGACATTTCTTCAAAAATGTCATTGTTCCGACGACATTTCGTATCAAATGTCATTTTTTTACGACATTTAGTATCAAATGTCATTGTTTCTATGACAATTTATATCAAATGTCGTAGTTTTTACGACATTTTGTCATAAATGTCAAAAACATCTTTTTTTTCCCGACATTTATTTCAATAGTCACTAAATAAATGTCGGCGTATCCTCAATTTCTTGTAGTGAATTAAAAATTTCGAATCCGCCTCTTCATgagcagtgttttaaaaggcgtttttcGGGCAAGCCCCGAGGCGATCGAGCCCTGGGGTCAGGTGCACTAAAAATTTCCCGAGGcaattttggcaattttgaggGGAggaagtctcaagaggcgtacacCCAGCGCCCGGGCGTTGAGGTGCATTTTTGTGGTGAGGTGTAAGCCcaagagactttttcaaattaaaataaaatttctgaATAAGTCCttaatataatacccaaattctcaaaaatcAACATGTAATTACCCAAAAGTCTTTAAAAAAGCACGGGAAGtctttaaagtttaatataatattttaaagtCAAGACCTTTTATTTTATTGCTAGAATCTCTAATTTATGGACTTttccaattctttatcttgttcGCAAGTCTGCTACTATCTTTCAAAAGTAACGAATAGTTAATTTTTTTGCAAATACAAAGAAAACTTCATTCTCCTCCATAGCAGTAAGTTCAAAGTTAAAATTGTAGGTTATCgtttttgttcctccatgtaaaaaattttattttattcaattcaagttatttgtgcttgtaagtagcggAGAGATGATTATTTTGACTAATATTTTATGGAGATGTAGcacatttatatatatttttttacttatttatagttttcttttatttttatgtaattttacatACTTagaaatatttactgtaattcatgaaatattaaaaattaaatacgtGTGGGGCTTACGCCCCATGCCTCAGGGCTTACACCTCGCTGAGACATATATAAAATGTTTgtcttacgcccacgccttttaaaacactatgAGTACCATGGTCATTTCATGCACGCAAAATGTAGGCATTTCATATTGATAACAAGAATAAGAGAAAAGAACAAACAATTAAAGTGTCACTTCCGATCCACACAGTTCAGAGAATATTCCACAATTACAAATACTATGAAAGTCCACCAGATTCAACTTTACGTATTTGTACATTGTTGTTACACACAAAGGCACAACTGCAGCAGACCATTTGCAAGAGCCTTCCAGTTTTCATATAGCTCTGATTTTTTTCCTGTTCAAGTTACTGGAGAAATCAATTGCATGCAAAACATATTTGACAAATAATGAGGAATTAAATTTGATTAGGAGATGAAGATTGATAATTACACTTGCAATTCTTGGATTGGTGCTCCTTTGCCATCTGTTCAAATAGGCTACCATCATAAACACCTCTAACCTTTTCTTTTCCCAACAATCCATGTTTGTCTTTGCAAAGGAAATAAAGGATTTTCCACTCTGATAAAGCAGCAATACTGCATAATCCAGTTTATTATATTATTACTTTTCTCAAGAGGCCATAAAAATGGAGTTTTACGCCACGATGTAAAAgaaatttttacatgttaataaATCATCTAAAGTATAACAATACAGGTAACTAACTCTGCTCATAATAAATGAAACTAATTAATAACCTAAAATACAGATTATACTAATTACATGTTAATAATTTACTGATGGGTAAAATCCAAGTTGACAATAAGAAATTTATATTACCGTCCCTTAGAGTCCTTTGGTTGCTCATTTGCCTTGAGCATTTCATCCAGTTCTTGGGCTGTCAAGGCGTTTCCATTTGAACGTGCATGTTTCCTGAATATCTCTTCGAATTTTTCGGGAACAAACCTTCAAAATGGCAATTGGCAAGGCAGAAATTGAGTTTCACTGTTCAAGTATGCTAAAATATAGGCTGAATACATATTAAACTTGTCCATTTTTTTTCATTAGACACCCAAACTGTTCCTATATATTGAACACCTGAACTCAAATTAAAGCAGTGTGTCCTATTAAACATCTAACTGCAAAACAAGATGCAACAACTCTTAGTTAAGGTGTCTAAATGAAAAAATTGGACAAGTTTAAGGGGCTACATATGTATTCAGCCTAAAATATACTTTATAAGCAGTATAGAACCCTTGGTAAGCATCAACAATAAGAGACTGAAGTTTTATTCACTGACTATGCAATGACTTTATTTGTGCTCGTCCAAATTAATACAGatacttcataatttttcatatttatcaattCATACGTTGAATAAACACTTATCACATTAGTTTTTAAGTGACACCAACATGTAACTACTTTTCACACGTCTGAGATGAAACTTAGCTCTCTTAACAATAAGTTAGGGGGACTGCAGGAGCGAAGCTAGCGTTTAAGGTACGAGTTCGGCGAAACTCAGTAATTTTGAACTGAAATTTGCATTTGTATTAAGAAATTCGTTTAATATGTATTTAGAACTCCGATCCGTAACTTAAAAAAACTGGAATTTCAAACTAATAAACTTCAAAATCTAACTCGGTCGAGAGGGAGGGAGAGATTCTAGCTAGTGGGATAAAGAGAGGCACGAGATGCGTACCTTCCTTCAGTGTCATAGACGCCACTATCACTGCCATGCTTTGCTAATTTGATGTTCTTCACTTCAATAGGAAACAGTAAAGAAGGCCATTTCCCCTGTGCATTCGTAATAGTTATCAGTTTCTTCCCTCCATCATTTTTCCTCGAGCAAAACTATATATTATTCATGAATTTATAGTGTGTAGTTAAGTACCAAAGACGTTGACTAACTAAATATATATATGACCGATATTGACTAATTGGTACGTCCTCGCATGTCTAAATCTTGAATAAACTTGATTAATTTGTGAATTGAAGTTGTATCACTTATGATTATAGCTCTATCATTTCTGATAGTTCATTGATCTTTAATGAAATTAgatcaataaaagaaagagggGTTTGTTTAATACTCTCTCTTGTTTCAAAAAGATtgacattatttttttattagtcTGTTTCAAAATGATTGACATCTTTCAATTTTTTCTTAATAAGAAGTATTTATAGTCATACAAATGCTATGGCAGGTTTcaaaccacaaatttcaaaagttttacaTCCACACAAATGTTATAGCTTATTTAAGACTACATATTTCAAAAGTCTTCCCTTTTTTATTAAAGCTTGTGCCAAGTCAAACTAAGACAATCATTTTGAAATATAAATAACAAAATACTAGTCAAAATAAGAGATTCTTTTTTGCTATATTCCGGTTGTTATGAGCTGACTCTAACTCGTGTCTTTCACACATGGACAGTCTAATAAATTATTGGCagcttattttaaaaagtatttttggtgaaaaataatttatatttcgCTAACCAATTTGGAAAGTACTTTCGAGTAGTAATTAGTATTTTGCCAAACTTTTAGAAAATGCTTCTAAatgtattt
The nucleotide sequence above comes from Nicotiana tabacum cultivar K326 chromosome 12, ASM71507v2, whole genome shotgun sequence. Encoded proteins:
- the LOC107808920 gene encoding putative peroxygenase 5 isoform X1 — encoded protein: MASYNSIHQEGIEKKEPTPLEKHVMFFDINKDGTIYPWETYQGFRKIGSGIFLSIFASIFINAGLSRKTRPGKWPSLLFPIEVKNIKLAKHGSDSGVYDTEGRFVPEKFEEIFRKHARSNGNALTAQELDEMLKANEQPKDSKGRIAALSEWKILYFLCKDKHGLLGKEKVRGVYDGSLFEQMAKEHQSKNCKLT
- the LOC107808920 gene encoding putative peroxygenase 5 isoform X2; translated protein: MASYNSIHQEGIEKKEPTPLEKHVMFFDINKDGTIYPWETYQGFRKIGSGIFLSIFASIFINAGLSRKTRPGKWPSLLFPIEVKNIKLAKHGSDSGVYDTEGRFVPEKFEEIFRKHARSNGNALTAQELDEMLKANEQPKDSKGRIAALSEWKILYFLCKDKHGLLGKEKVRGVYDGSLFEQMAKEHQSKNCK